In the Theobroma cacao cultivar B97-61/B2 chromosome 1, Criollo_cocoa_genome_V2, whole genome shotgun sequence genome, one interval contains:
- the LOC18611710 gene encoding uncharacterized protein LOC18611710 isoform X1, producing MSKKRKSDASRLDEVERSMYTTFCSAANSLSQLYSQAMNHQRLSFQAGERHALEKLFQWILRQQEEGSRVTTADIVAYLQNGLEYGAEECQHQHPQTVTFQHQHPQTVTQVNSLSAPFSTNPISPAAMVQGARSGDYQAKNSVFSNALSSPVRRSLQHFHSAQGGYHSNNVLSSANGPRKNENNHTHQQNREPNSPSANDCMDMHADSPGHDFHF from the exons ATGTCGAAGAAGAGGAAATCCGATGCTTCGCGCCTGGACGAGGTGGAGCGGAGCATGTACACCACCTTCTGCAGCGCGGCTAACTCGCTTTCGCAGCTTTACTCGCAGGCCATGAACCACCAGCGCCTCTCCTTCCAGGCCGGTGAACGTCACGCGCTG GAGAAACTTTTTCAATGGATTTTGAGGCAGCAAGAAGAAGGATCCAGGGTAACAACAGCTGATATAGTTGCTTATTTGCAG AATGGGCTTGAGTATGGAGCAGAGGAGTGTCAGCACCAGCACCCTCAAACTGTAACATTTCAGCACCAGCACCCTCAAACTGTAACACAAGTGAACAGTTTAAGTGCTCCTTTTTCTACTAACCCAATTTCACCAGCAGCAATGGTGCAAGGAGCTCGTTCTGGGGATTACCAAGCAAAGAACTCTGTCTTCTCAAATGCACTCTCCAGCCCTGTTCGTCGGAGCCTTCAGCACTTCCACTCAGCCCAGGGTGGTTATCATTCAAATAATGTTCTGTCTTCTGCCAATGGACCTCGGAAGAATGAGAACAACCACACTCACCAACAAAATAGGGAACCCAATTCCCCAAGCGCTAACGATTGCATGGACATGCATGCTGATAGTCCAGGCCATGATTTTCATTTCTGA
- the LOC18611710 gene encoding uncharacterized protein LOC18611710 isoform X2 has translation MSKKRKSDASRLDEVERSMYTTFCSAANSLSQLYSQAMNHQRLSFQAGERHALEKLFQWILRQQEEGSRVTTADIVAYLQNGLEYGAEECQHQHPQTVTQVNSLSAPFSTNPISPAAMVQGARSGDYQAKNSVFSNALSSPVRRSLQHFHSAQGGYHSNNVLSSANGPRKNENNHTHQQNREPNSPSANDCMDMHADSPGHDFHF, from the exons ATGTCGAAGAAGAGGAAATCCGATGCTTCGCGCCTGGACGAGGTGGAGCGGAGCATGTACACCACCTTCTGCAGCGCGGCTAACTCGCTTTCGCAGCTTTACTCGCAGGCCATGAACCACCAGCGCCTCTCCTTCCAGGCCGGTGAACGTCACGCGCTG GAGAAACTTTTTCAATGGATTTTGAGGCAGCAAGAAGAAGGATCCAGGGTAACAACAGCTGATATAGTTGCTTATTTGCAG AATGGGCTTGAGTATGGAGCAGAGGAGTG TCAGCACCAGCACCCTCAAACTGTAACACAAGTGAACAGTTTAAGTGCTCCTTTTTCTACTAACCCAATTTCACCAGCAGCAATGGTGCAAGGAGCTCGTTCTGGGGATTACCAAGCAAAGAACTCTGTCTTCTCAAATGCACTCTCCAGCCCTGTTCGTCGGAGCCTTCAGCACTTCCACTCAGCCCAGGGTGGTTATCATTCAAATAATGTTCTGTCTTCTGCCAATGGACCTCGGAAGAATGAGAACAACCACACTCACCAACAAAATAGGGAACCCAATTCCCCAAGCGCTAACGATTGCATGGACATGCATGCTGATAGTCCAGGCCATGATTTTCATTTCTGA
- the LOC18611711 gene encoding uncharacterized protein LOC18611711, translated as MAKKRKSDATRLDEFDRSMYTSFCSAANSLSQLYTQAMNHQRLSFQAGERHALEKLYQWILRQQEEGSRVTTVDVVAYLQNELEYGGEEPPMSPRLPLQHPHSQTATQLNNLVGPISSNPFSSAMVGQGVRSGDNQGKNSVFSNALSSPVRRSLQHYHLAQGGYNSNNVLSSVNGQRNNESNYSHQQNRDANSPSSNDSMDMHGDSPGHGFSY; from the exons atggcgAAGAAGAGAAAATCGGACGCCACGCGCCTAGACGAGTTTGATCGGAGCATGTACACGAGTTTTTGCAGCGCTGCGAACTCGCTCTCCCAGCTTTACACACAGGCCATGAACCACCAACGCCTTTCCTTTCAGGCCGGTGAACGTCACGCGCTG gAGAAACTCTATCAATGGATTCTGAGGCAGCAAGAAGAAGGGTCAAGGGTGACAACAGTTGATGTTGTTGCTTATTTGCAG AATGAACTCGAATATGGTGGAGAGGAGCCCCCAATGTCCCCCAGGTTGCCATTGCAGCACCCGCATTCCCAAACTGCAACACAACTGAACAATTTAGTTGGCCCCATTTCTTCCAATCCATTTTCATCAGCAATGGTGGGGCAGGGAGTTCGATCTGGTGACAACCAAGGTAAAAACTCTGTTTTCTCAAATGCCCTTTCAAGCCCTGTTCGTCGAAGCCTTCAGCACTACCACTTGGCACAGGGTGGTTACAATTCAAACAATGTTTTATCTTCTGTAAATGGACAACGCAATAACGAGAGCAACTATTCTCACCAACAAAACAGGGATGCCAATTCCCCAAGCTCTAATGACTCCATGGACATGCACGGTGATAGCCCTGGCCATggtttttcttattaa
- the LOC18611712 gene encoding TSL-kinase interacting protein 1, whose product MGANRKRRVKALEPHSEIDATNGCNGVEKSGKRSVRQQFQRATGKIEKDEHSSPSGRGEALTSRLETKITSCVEESTELPVLDINTGEKLHPSAKIKLQLFPIDESTRLGLEKDGFHPYLELTLSARKKISSVLKHLDSKWGSSSIAIGEPMLFPYNIAENLASYRWTKNDICISARDVHLTIGSPTVFRLRYGWMSDPEMKTLGQPPALAPFNASSKFEDVQKDCNSNMQKTYGIGEKTELRGDESEKPVIKSDEIDAVVAEKMPSNGAVDSMDTEVKIDSGIGQSLALWADSLTNISIGGLLSEASLQGRFSNFDPKSNGSNAGLQSSQLISDSFDAFLSGQINPPQNPRPPAQASHSSILDAEDTCHAFSFQKFSSLHKDSIASSGSAYSHASSQETSSKSFKHPNAIEANIQPQGQACQQSDTDLLLCSRVYSDESTLGLSGIKWTDSLGPFDLGVNSSHKIISGDNISIPSSAK is encoded by the exons ATGGGAGCTAACAGAAAGAGAAGGGTAAAGGCGTTGGAGCCTCATTCTGAGATTGACGCAACCAACGGTTGTAATGGAGTTGAGAAATCTGGAAAGAGAAGTGTTCGCCAGCAGTTTCAGAGAGCAACAG GAAAAATTGAGAAAGATGAGCATTCTTCACCTTCTGGAAGGGGTGAAGCTTTAACTTCGAGGCTTGAAACTAAAATTACAAGTTGTGTGGAAGAAAGTACAGAGTTACCTGTGCTTGACATTAATACAGGCGAAAAGCTTCATCCTTCTGCAAAGATAAAGTTGCAGCTTTTTCCAATAGATGAAAGCACTCGGCTAGGACTAGAAAAG GATGGATTTCATCCATACTTGGAACTCACTTTAAGTGCTAGGAAGAAGATATCTTCTGTACTTAAGCACCTTGATAGCAAATGGGGCAGTTCAAGCATTGCTATTGGAGAGCCTATGCTTTTTCCATATAATATAGCTGAAAATCTGGCTAGTTACAGATGGACGAAAAATGACATTTGCATCAGTGCCAGGGATGTCCATCTAACCATTGGAAGCCCAACTGTGTTTCGCTTAAG GTATGGGTGGATGTCTGATCCTGAAATGAAAACCCTGGGACAGCCTCCTGCACTAGCTCCCTTCAATGCCTcttcaaaatttgaagatgTACAGAAAGATTGCAATTCTAACATGCAGAAAACATATGGCATTGGTGAAAAAACTGAGCTAAGAGGTGATGAGTCTGAAAAACCAGTCATTAAAAGTGACGAAATAGATGCAGTTGTCGCTGAGAAGATGCCATCAAATGGAGCAGTTGATTCTATG GATACTGAAGTGAAGATTGATAGTGGCATTGGGCAATCATTGGCACTGTGGGCTGACAGTCTAACAAACATAAGCATAGGAGGCCTGCTGTCAGAAGCATCATTGCAGGGCAGGTTCAGTAACTTTGATCCAAAATCAAATGGGAGCAATGCAGGCTTGCAATCATCTCAATTGATCTCTGATTCATTTGATGCTTTCCTTTCTGGCCAAATAAATCCACCTCAAAATCCAAGGCCACCAGCTCAGGCCTCACACTCCTCGATTTTGGATGCTGAAGATACATGCCatgcattttcatttcaaaaattttcttctttacacaAAGATTCTATAGCTTCAAGTGGAAGTGCTTATTCTCATGCCAGCAGTCAGGAGACCAGCTCTAAGTCATTCAAACATCCTAATGCAATTGAG GCTAATATCCAACCGCAAGGCCAGGCCTGTCAACAATCAGACACAGATTTGCTACTTTGTTCGCGAGTATATAGCGATGAAAGCACCCTGGGGCTCTCAGGCATCAAATGG ACAGACTCTTTGGGACCTTTTGATCTGGGCGTAAATTCTTCCCACAAAATTATTAGTGGGGACAATATTAGCATCCCTAGCAGTGCTAAATAG
- the LOC18611713 gene encoding probable serine/threonine-protein kinase At1g54610 — translation MGCVQGKYTSTYSPPQGLEKLKQERGYVRRGNEVRRLSGKSGNRVMLVRHEGEDKNVGMVNGADGGGEKAVTREGEMARNNGANGNVPQRDVSNKIGGDELVDGWPKWLVDNIPREVLAGLVPRSADSYDKLAKVGQGTYSNVYKARDRDTGKIVALKKVRFNTSEPESVKFMAREIMILQKLNHPNIISLEGLATSRMQYSLYLVFDFMHTDLTKVISRPGERLTEPQIKCYMQQLLSGLQHCHERGILHRDIKGSNLLIDRNGVLKIADFGLANSFIPKPKRPLTSRVVTLWYRAPELLLGSTDYGVGIDLWSAGCLLAEMFVGRPIMPGRTEVEQLHRIFKLCGSPSEDYWKKMKLPASFRPPQHYKPGYQEAFGDFPDTSFGLLTVLLALDPLHRGTAASALQSEFFSTSPLACDLSGIPVIYKEEDEPYKTKNRKKYVTRKAKQSSGKKHGGHETMDLMREPKKDDTESSREEKPKVYETWTSAGSTSSSVKPIKDEESLRGSLSPILRSKSQIAPRTEGHPNATQNIQNFTLLQASITDIMNNKLGNPQYRRSISTLDSRTLDPEKISKLFGVE, via the exons ATGGGGTGCGTTCAGGGCAAGTACACTTCCACCTACTCACCGCCTCAGGGACTAGAGAAGCTGAAACAAGAACGTGGTTACGTTAGGAGAGGGAATGAAGTGCGGAGATTGTCAGGGAAAAGTGGTAATAGAGTTATGTTGGTTAGACATGAAGGGGAAGATAAAAATGTTGGTATGGTTAATGGGGCTGATGGAGGTGGCGAAAAGGCGGTTACTAGGGAAGGGGAGATGGCTAGGAATAATGGTGCTAATGGAAATGTTCCGCAAAGAGATGTGTCAAACAAGATTGGAGGTGATGAGCTTGTTGATGGGTGGCCTAAGTGGCTGGTTGATAATATTCCTAGAGAGGTTTTGGCTGGTTTGGTTCCAAGGAGTGCTGATTCCTATGATAAGCTTGCCAAG GTGGGGCAAGGAACCTATAGCAATGTGTACAAAGCTCGAGACAGGGACACCGGAAAGATTGTTGCTCTGAAGAAGGTCCGTTTCAACACTTCAGAGCCTGAGAGTGTCAAATTTATGGCAAGAGAGATTATGATACTGCAGAAGCTAAATCATCCGAATATAATCAGCCTTGAAGGGCTAGCCACTTCAAGGATGCAGTACAGTCTTTATCTGGTTTTCGATTTCATGCATACAGACTTAACCAAAGTTATCTCCCGTCCAGGCGAGAGGCTTACTGAACCCCAG ATCAAGTGTTATATGCAACAGCTGCTTTCAGGTCTCCAGCATTGTCATGAAAGAGGAATCTTGCACCGAGACATTAAGGGTTCCAACCTGTTGATCGACAGGAATGGGGTGCTAAAAATTGCAGATTTTGGCCTTGCCAATTCTTTTATTCCTAAACCAAAACGCCCCCTTACTAGCCGGGTTGTAACACTTTGGTACAGAGCTCCAGAGCTACTATTAGGTTCTACGGACTATGGTGTTGGGATTGATCTCTGGAGTGCAGGATGCCTGTTAGCTGAGATGTTTGTTGGAAGGCCAATTATGCCTGGGAGGACAGAG GTTGAGCAGCTTCATCGAATTTTTAAGCTTTGTGGCTCACCCTCAGAGGACTATTGGAAAAAGATGAAGCTACCAGCAAGCTTCCGGCCTCCACAGCATTACAAGCCTGGATATCAAGAAGCATTTGGAGACTTCCCTGATACTTCATTTGGTCTCCTGACAGTGCTTCTTGCTCTGGACCCATTACATCGTGGCACTGCTGCTTCTGCTCTTCAAAGTGAA TTCTTCTCTACAAGTCCATTGGCATGTGACCTTTCAGGTATACCAGTAATATACAAAGAGGAGGATGAGCCatataaaaccaaaaatcGGAAGAAGTATGTTA CTCGGAAAGCAAAGCAATCTTCTGGAAAGAAACATGGAGGTCATGAGACAATGGACCTAATGAGAGAACCAAAGAAAGATGATACTGAATCTTCCAGAGAG GAGAAGCCAAAGGTATATGAAACATGGACTAGTGCAGGCAGCACTTCTTCCAGTGTGAAGCCAATCAAGGATGAAGAGAGCCTACGTGGATCGCTTTCTCCTATTCTGCGTTCCAAGTCACAAATAGCTCCGAGGACTGAGGGTCATCCTAATGCTACTCAGAACATTCAGAATTTCACTCTTTTACAAGCTTCTATAACAGATATCATGAACAACAAACTTGGCAACCCTCAATACCGCAGGTCTATCTCTACATTGGATTCCCGAACACTTGATCCAGAGAAGATATCAAAACTCTTTGGTGTGGAATAA
- the LOC18611714 gene encoding uncharacterized protein LOC18611714: MEKSKSFSGYSEVRRGIEDRTKSYSFNGPVSSSKADVLATSGNPELKRRKRVASYNMYSMEGIYTTNRQDWKNVFKSKRVLGEELRTKKEKKERIGDSHTDGNSLVAAVQLHFKTNVKLILAFTVNLCICIHPLFDLNHIVVYFQAEILQ; encoded by the exons ATGGAGAAGAGCAAATCATTTTCAGGGTACTCAGAGGTTCGGCGAGGTATCGAGGACCGGACCAAATCATACAGTTTCAATGGCCCTGTTTCCAGCAGCAAGGCGGATGTGTTAGCCACTTCTGGCAACCCGGAGctcaagagaagaaagaggGTGGCATCTTATAATATGTATAGTATGGAAG GTATATATACGACTAACAGACAAGATTGGAAGAACGTGTTTAAGTCCAAGAGAGTTCTTGGTGAAGAACTGcgaacaaaaaaagaaaagaaagaaagaattggTGATAGTCACACTGATGGGAATTCCCTTGTAGCAGCAGTTCAGCTTCACTTCAAAACAAATGTAAAACTCATCTTGGCATTCACTGTCAATCTATGCATTTGCATTCATCCTTTGTTTGATCTCAACCACATAGTTGTTTATTTTCAAGCTGAGATTCTTCAGTAA